The genomic segment CACATCAGATACCAGGACTGAAGTTCCTCAGTAAAGAAACCAGTTTAATTGTGTATAACCCAGCATATTTCAGGATTATGCAAATCTAGAATGTTTCTGCAAAACACAACGTTATGATCCTCTAATATAGACAAGCCAACAGGTTCTGTGACTCTGAGACCATTTAATAAGCATGGTGTGATCTATAGGCTCCCCTGGTACTACTCAGATATGGCATGTGGCAGCTGGGGCTCTAACTGTTGTCTTAGAACCTGGCCATCAGTTTTATGAGGTTCTATCTGGCCAGCTCTGGGAAAAGATTCAGTACTCACAGGGGATTTGACCATAAAAGGTATGTTTCCAATTATATTAGCAATGTCCTAAAGCCTCCGACACATTAAGGTTATAATGGGAATTACAAGTCTTGCCCAAAAGAATGTAATTAATTTTGAGATAATGGCAAAAGAATATCTTACAACTGGAAGGAAATGATAGCATCCTCACAACATTTTAAGTATATTCAACATCTGGCTTCCACCATTTCACAACTTACCAATGTTCATTTTCAACACAAAGATACTTAATCCAAACTCTCAGGCGAGAACTGAAGTGTATGtattaaaaaagcaaacacaaaacaaaaaacttgtaACAAAGATTATTCCTTCCCATACAGAGCTATCCTAATGTAGAATACTTCCTAGAAGCAGAAGTGAACATTTTGTTCAAACCAATACAACTTCTTACTGACAAATATAAAGCACATACTGTAATTACAGCAGTAGGTGAAGCttacatgtgtatttttaaaaggtagtCTTTTCCCCAGATTGTCTAGTAACCCCGATTTACAAGGGTCTATCACTGTCACTTAAACGAAAAATCTGTTGGACTTTCAGGTATAATGTGTACTTCCAGCAGAGTCCTGCCAACTCTaactagaaaacaaaattagCAGCGTTGTATCAATGCTTGAGAATCTTAGTAATATTTGTTTTTACAATATAATGGGTTATGTGATTTGCAACTGCAGTAATAAGTAAAATAAGATCTGAAGATAATCAGTTACTAAAACAATATGAAGTTTTAGGTTACAGCCTTGGAAGATTTTTATACTTTGAAATTTCAGTCATTTCAATTCACTGAGAATTTAATGAATGCCTACTCCAGGAATTCACCAATCAAATGCAGTTCAGACTAACCATGGAAACAACTCAACCAATTACATATCAGTGCAGAATCCACCTATCAGATCGTCCTCACATATAAAGCAAAGGCTTGGCTAAGCAACAGCAGCCTTGAAATTCCTCCAATGAAGTGTATGTAAATTATGGACACTCCCCCTAAAGAGATTCTGATTTAGGTCTGTGGTGCCTGACAATCAGCATTTTAAATCACCTCCAGCCCCTTGTTTTGATGGACAAATAGCCTTACCATACCTGAAGATACACCAAAcgaatgccaaacacacaacataaaataGGTTACTTAAGCGATGACATACCCACATACCTAATCAAATTATCTTACTTGTGGGCATTTCAAATTTTAATCCTGGCATAAACcacaaatatttcaaatacatacCCACCTCCAGAAGAGTATTTCTCAAGATTCTGACACCCTGCAGCTAAGATTAAATTCAATATGATTCCCATTGCGGTGGAAATCCATAATCTCCTTTAGCAAACTTCAAGTCTTCAAGTCCCTGTCCCTCTACATGCCCAGTAACACCTTTAAGTACACCTTGCTGCCTATCATCAATCCAATCCTAAATCTAAATACCACTCACAGCTGCTTTTATCTCAACAAACAATTCTTTAATGCACCATGTTCCCATCCTGGACACTATGCTCTCTCCACGTACATTTGCCTCTTCAGGTCCAGGAAGACATTTGTCCTAACATTGCCTTATACCATTCACTGTCTGAAATGGATTACCAATACAGACTTTTAGTCCCATGTCTTCTTAATGACCTACAGCACCCATAAGCCAAATCAGAGGGatctttttcctttaaacattgtttttagtgcaatgtttaaacattttaaatggtaCATTGGAATGCACACTAGGCTTTGGAATCAAATGGGatcaaattacattttctttatgatCTTGAGCAGCTTAATCTAACATCTCAACAGTGAAATAAAGATATCACCTACTTCATAAACTTGTGATGATTAAATTATTCTAAGTACACACAAAATTTAGAACTCTTCcttcttggcacatagtaggaccACCACCTCTAAAGCCTTTCCCACCAGCCTTTTTACCTGCAAAGCACCAATAGCTGCACTCTGGAAGCGCAGATCTGTTTTGAAGTCCTGAGCAATTTCTCGCACCAGACGCTGGAAGGGAAGTTTGCGTATCAGAAGTTCAGTGGACTTCTGATAACGTCTAATTTCACGGAGTGCCACAGTACcaggccttaaaaaaaaatttttttaataaaaatttacagAAATGGTTACCAAATAAAGAACGGAAGGATAAGTGGTCAGCTTCTAAGAAATGCAatcctttttcaaaaaataaacatcCAACTATTCTTCAGCTGTTGTACCAAATTTCACTTATCAATTAATGACCTGCATATTCCAGCTTATTAAGAGCAACCTAACAATACCTTTAAAGCAAAAAGCATGTTATTGAAGTAGAGGCTGCAGGGAGTTAACAAAGTCCCATTTATTTTCTAACACATACACATAACACACATTTATAATGACAACTGGGGAGGTATCAGGCTACTAATGAAGTAAAATTTGTTCAAACTTTTCAAAATTTGGCATCACTCTTCTTCCCACCTGGCACCCTCAATTATTCTAAAAGACCTAACATAATCACCCAATGAGCTTAAGAAATACACTTGCATTTACTTAAGTTCAAGATCCCAGAATACCTTTACTTTGCCCATCTCTCATGACTGATTACATTTGAATGCTCTTGAATATAGTGTCTCTGCCATAAGGAAGAGgtctcgtttttttttttttttactaagtaaTGTCAGAAAGACATTTACCTCAATTCTGACTTACTTCTTCCACTGTATGAGCATTTTAGATTAACTGTAAAACAATTTGCAGAGGCTACGTAAGTATGGACAACTTCTGCCCTCTAATGGCAGAAGCGCTTAACAACACTGCTCAAGGTAGTTCAAAACCAAATGTgctaataaaaggaaataaaacaattcaaataaaTGAGGGACGGGAACTTTACTAAAAACTCCCCATCTTGATTATGCTACATTAATTTACCAAACGCAAGAGCAGCCTCAAAAGAAAAAGGTATTAACACACTCTACTGTTTAATACTATATTATTACTAACagctaaataaaatgttaatctaTCCCATTAACGTTATTAGTGATGCAATAGGTCTGCTTTGGGCTATGCATACGATTATGGCTTCAAATTAAATGTTCCTAATAAAAACTccgaagaaattttattttttcatgtattagtAAATATTCAAAAGGATAAAAACATCAGTTTCTCTAAAGCAAAAGTTTGCCTGTTACACATCTTTTTGTTTGACTCTATGGATACTGCTTCAGGAGGTAGGCTTTGTCCCttcatttcctcttatttttctaatACCTGTAACGATGCGGTTTCTTCACCCCTCCAGTAGAGGGCGCACTCTTGCGAGCGGCTTTTGTAGCCAGTTGCTTCCGTGGTGCTTTACCACCGGTGGATTTGCGGGCGGTCTGCTTGGTACGAGCCATGGTACAGAGACCTCCTTACTTACTCACCTAccatcattaaaaaaacaaaaatcacacatCCAATTACCAAACACACAAGTTCTCCTGCCActacccctccacccccaacacTCCACACACCACCCGCCACCAAATCTGCAAATTATAACATCCATGTGTAATTTGAAAGGGTACAGATTACGTTCACCACCCAAATAAGACTTCTTGAAACAAACAGTACTAGAAAATTACTGGCATTATCATCAGTTCTCTCTCAAAATGCCAAATCTGAGCGACAAACGACAAAACAAAAAGACCCCTCACAGCTTTTGCCTCTATTTCTTTAAAGTAGAAATTAGAAATGTCTGTAAACATTCAATTCACAAACAAGTCAAAAGACCGAAACCACAAACCACAGAAAGGTCGAGTCAAATTACAGCGAAAAAGGTTTTGCCCCCGCCCCCCTCACCCCCAGTCCGGCAGTTGATAGATTGCTGTAAATATCTGAAAACACTCTTGTGGGGGACCTCTGCACAGCTATGTTGACAAAAAGGCGTCTCAGAAGACACGGGTCACAGCTACCACCGGCGAGTATTCCACAAAGCCCGTTCTGGCGTCCGGTCCCGCAGGCTCCGCATCCAACACAAAGTGCCCCGGACCCCGGCTAACTACCCGGCCGGCCGCCCCCGCACCACGCAAACTTTTGGTTTTGCGCCCAGGCTCGGCCCGACCCGCACACTCCGCGCCCAGACCTCAGCAAGATGGAAACAATCGCAAAACGTATCCGACTCCCTCCCGGAGACAAAACACCAAATGCTCCAAAAGCCCCCGACCCCTGCCACGTGCCGCCCTCCAAAATGCAAAAGTTTTTTTGCATTTCAAATGCATCAAGTTTCcgcttctccaaaaaagaagaaaaaaatgtccctctttaaaatttttttcttcttttgtgaaatgggGAAGAGAGAAACGGGGGAAAAAATATGGTCGGTGACCAGAGAAGAGACAAGATGGTGAAGCTTAGCAACAACTGTGGGGAGGCAGCGAAAGCGAGTTACCCCGGGATGGGAAGCAGCGGCGATTTCCACCCTTTTCCCGCCCGAAAACCGGGACTCCGGGCCTGGGGTCGGTAGTTAAGGGGCCCGCGCGGGTACTGGTGAGGGTCTGGGGTCCCGAGAAGGGGCGGCGGGCGGGATTTCACCGAAGAAAGAGCAGCCGAGGGCGCGGGGAGGAAGGAGAGCAGGCTCGGCGCCACGGCGGTTGCTGCTGTTGGGCTGAGGCGGCGAAAGACGGgggagctgctgctgctgctgctgctgctgctgctgctgccgccgccgccgccgccgccgccgccgccgccgcctgagGCAAGAAGAAACTCGCTCCTCACCCCCATTTCTGGGGCGAAAAGTTTGCGGGCCAAGCCGGAGGGGCTGTGGTGTCCTCCCGCACCTCCGGGGTTCGGCCCGCGGCTGACGGCAAGCGGGGATCGGTTCCGGGAAAGCGGGCGGGCGAGGAAACTTACCCCCCTTCCCCTTCGGCTGGAGCTCGGCGAGCAAGAGGCGGCGCTGGCGTTGGAAAGCGGCGGCGGCGCGTCTACGGCTGCGAACACAATTGAAAGATGGCTGACACCGAGGCTACCCCCAACACAcgccgccccgcccccgcgccgTGCGCCAGCCAAtcacacacaatggagggaaggctcgccccgcccccgcgccccgcccccgcgcGCCCGATTGCCGGCGCGTGCTCGCCTCTCTCCCCGCCCGCGGCAGCCGCGCACTGTGTGTACAAACACAATAGACGTGCCGGAGGGCCGCCAGCCGCCCGCTGTCCCCGCCGGCTCCCGCTCCCGGCACCCACCCCCAGCCCGCTGCCCACGCGCACCTCTGGGCTCGGGCGGCCGGGGCCGGGGTGGCGGGTGCGTGTCCAGTGGACGCCCGGCCTGCGGGCACCTTGGGGCCCGGCGGGGAGGGGGAAGGGCGCGCGCTCCCGCGGCCGGTCGGAAGGAGGGCGCGCCGGCGGCCCCGCGGCCCGGCGGGAGCGCTGCCGGCGGGAGCGCTGCCGCCGGGGAGCGGGAACCCCGCATCCCGCGCCGCTGTCTGGAGGGGCTGTTTAAGCAGCCGGCCGTGCAACACGGCCCTCTCTCCGCTTCCGCGCCAGTCTCCCGCGGACAATTTTATCTTCTCTCGGCGGCCCTGCCAGGGCTGCTGAGAGAGCGGGCGGCGTCTGTAGCGCCGGTCCCCGGCTCGCCCGCGCCCTGGCCTCAGTGCCCGAGGCAAGATGGCTGTACTTCGTGGGCCTCCCCACGCCGGTCCGGAGCCCGACCTAGCCGTGGCCGGGCCTCGTGACCGGTCCGTTGGGTGGAACGCCCGGATAGTGTACCCAAACTCTGTCCGCAGCTCCGACGTAGCTGAGGCAGTGGACAACGGCAGAAGTGAGGAAAGCGTGGTCTGGGTTTGTTACCTTTGCCCATTCTCCAATTCTGGGCGGCGTAGAAAACACTTTCCGGCTCAGGTTACCACGCTGTGGGTTCCCTGGCCCTAGAATACCCTAACTAGCCCTGGCTAGCGACCACGCGCCGCACTGTGGGATGATTTCCTGTAAGATGTTTCTGCGGATGTCCCATAGGATAGGAAAGATAAATTTCGTGGACGGAGGGCACTAACCTCTATTTGTAATCCGGAGa from the Manis javanica isolate MJ-LG chromosome 11, MJ_LKY, whole genome shotgun sequence genome contains:
- the H3-3A gene encoding histone H3.3, which produces MARTKQTARKSTGGKAPRKQLATKAARKSAPSTGGVKKPHRYRPGTVALREIRRYQKSTELLIRKLPFQRLVREIAQDFKTDLRFQSAAIGALQEASEAYLVGLFEDTNLCAIHAKRVTIMPKDIQLARRIRGERA